In Gordonia phthalatica, one genomic interval encodes:
- a CDS encoding DEAD/DEAH box helicase — protein MGVLLPTIQANHLREGLTDYLATTFALTDPDAQGALSDFVGHPDTGMFKGPYVRLRLPYAPAGGNWRMHLDWWPTGFTPYGHQAAAFERLSSKFHARPQPTLVTTGTGSGKTEAFLYPILDHVLRAKAAGVTGMKALILYPMNALANDQAERLARLITEHSELSGVTAGLYTGEQSTGGRTKVTDEGLITDRSLMHSAPPDILLTNYKMLDHLLLHPDRADIWRLSADSLQYVVLDEFHTYDGAQGTDVAMLLRRLGLTLKAHWTDASPVTDADRTRPLGRITPVATSATLGSKAEPTAMLGFAHTVFGEAFDADAVIGETRVTADAWLADRDPALGRDYQPAPLIVTESVDRLDAVAAASPTNSALAAAVLAELFERAGVFERTELFETTDHLDADRRLTPADLRRLDAAEQLHLLKTHSLLAKVLAHAVDAISLADLADAVFDTPTSPRERPRIHHAQQRFLDYLFAALSHLRAEVGRAALNVDVHLWIRELSRIDRAVTAVTAYRWSDDGIHDDADVMHLPALYCRHCGRSGWGARLAPTGHTLDVTDESIRADHAAGTSRFRALISAPAEALLTATRAEQVEGLRWFRIDDREIVDTPPDPDSAEQLEGKVLPVLVLTGDAVEEASQNDMCPACGAADGIRFLGSAVATQLSVTLSNLFGDARLDADEKKTLMFTDSVQDAAHRAGFVQARSHTLSLRSTLRSAIGDQALTLPELCERVIARAGDDPARRYHLLAPDIVDHDGFTPFWKPDTSTAARKKAAGKVLRRLQFDIDMEFGLQSRLGRTLELTGSAVAEVDLGGAERPARLGRAALNAAEHQLALTAPDSAAITRWVRGTVERVRTRGAIHHPWLRTYVERDANRRWVWGARPKGEGMPAFPKGRPAAAFPAVGSRSVPEGFDAITAVSSWYARWASQCLDVSPYDGSFLARSLFSVLAEQRVLSAVLTESGLTAYGLPAAAITVTAPTDDDLAAGRHLLVCAVCQTPTPGSVTAVDQLDGAPCLLVRCPGTLVRAAKGQNFYRRLYDGSEMKRVVAREHTSLLPTQTRLGYETAFKRGGADPQAPNVLVATPTLEMGIDIGDLSTVMLGSLPRTVSSYLQRVGRAGRLTGNSLALAFVRGRGEHLPKLYDPTSVIQGEVRPPATFLTAEEILQRQYIAHIIDRLARDPGTVAPRGARAVLGSFDPGSWMAALLTAVSTDADALVDGFLAQFDDVLDAHTRDSLRAWATPGDDGAPSPLASDLQEAVHRWNRDLTELTARRDTVQAEMPEFERRAASPAATDDDLRDLRTAKGSLRLLGGQIHDLTDDYWISVLERYGVLPNYTLLDDSVTLDVGVTWIDPDTSQYMGEATSYQRGSRVALTELAPGATFYAQGLAARIDAVDLGAGESNIQTWRLCPQCGWAGITLAGEQPPTITTCPRCGTGAIADVSQQLPVVEMARVSAEVRRDEASITDSRDERHKESFTVITAADIDPVNVGRSWHVGDLEFGAEYLRRLDVRWLNMGRRTSQGATRTVAGQETATGLFRVCSACGQLDKSAGRNSRYEHRSWCRHRNAATEHVREIALARTLRTQGVLLHLPKALEYDQFAHPSLSAAILLGLRQVIGGSPEHLDVATITDALRSPDQRALLIHDTVPGGTGYLAEFADPAKVWAVLAAARTVVRDCDCADYDRLACHKCLLPFAPPHELDKVSRQTALRVLDQLLGVDDGAEPDAARWLDAVTAEAPAARVGSEESPLEKEFYVAFVDRLRTMGATVKESPGTYGPSATIVLPGKKIRTWKLTPQVHVANSKPDFELATNDPDVPRIAIFADGRRYHAVPGCNRVADDAAKRAILRGSGHLVWSFGHEDLQRFITGESVVPSWFTEKGAANAMKVGGLRPAIVRQLTADPITVLLAFITDPDHSAWQAVGRSLPMMFVRPDNRGPGDADALATSALGLLDGEAAEFGVGTDMCWWSTDGPLAVTAAMRPGTRTLTAVLAVDDRDENLEILDGHAWKEWLRLSNWFGLSDDSRITTRSLLTADGSGPAAKPKADLSSEWQAVYDSTVSDEEKQLVIALAAAELPVPTLGYETDDGDVLDFAWSDHRLGVVLDPDDSITHTMSEAGWTLCPPSIDQIATALKNGATRA, from the coding sequence GTGGGGGTCCTACTGCCGACGATTCAAGCCAACCACTTGCGCGAAGGCCTCACCGACTACCTCGCGACCACCTTCGCCCTCACCGACCCGGATGCGCAGGGCGCGCTGTCGGACTTCGTCGGCCACCCTGACACCGGCATGTTCAAAGGCCCCTACGTGCGTCTGCGTCTGCCGTATGCGCCCGCCGGCGGCAACTGGAGGATGCACCTGGACTGGTGGCCGACGGGGTTCACCCCCTACGGCCACCAGGCCGCCGCCTTCGAGCGGTTGTCATCGAAGTTTCACGCGCGTCCGCAGCCCACCCTCGTCACCACCGGCACCGGCTCCGGTAAAACAGAGGCGTTCCTGTATCCGATCCTCGATCACGTCCTACGCGCCAAGGCTGCCGGCGTCACCGGGATGAAGGCGCTCATCCTCTACCCGATGAACGCCCTGGCCAACGACCAAGCCGAACGCCTCGCCCGGCTCATCACCGAGCATTCAGAGCTGTCCGGTGTCACCGCGGGCCTCTACACCGGTGAGCAGTCCACCGGTGGGCGCACCAAGGTCACCGATGAGGGTCTGATCACCGATCGCTCCCTGATGCATTCGGCACCGCCAGACATCCTGCTCACCAACTACAAGATGCTCGACCACCTGCTGCTGCACCCCGACCGCGCCGACATCTGGCGCCTGTCCGCCGACTCGCTGCAGTACGTGGTCCTCGACGAGTTCCACACCTACGACGGCGCCCAAGGCACCGACGTTGCCATGCTGCTGCGCCGCCTCGGCCTCACCCTCAAGGCCCACTGGACCGACGCCTCGCCCGTCACTGACGCCGACCGCACCCGCCCCCTCGGCCGCATCACCCCCGTCGCCACCTCTGCCACCCTCGGCTCCAAAGCCGAACCCACAGCGATGCTGGGCTTCGCCCACACCGTCTTCGGCGAAGCCTTCGACGCCGACGCGGTGATCGGCGAAACCCGGGTGACCGCCGACGCCTGGCTCGCCGACCGCGACCCCGCCCTCGGCCGGGATTACCAGCCCGCACCTCTGATCGTCACCGAGTCCGTCGACCGCCTCGACGCCGTTGCCGCCGCCTCCCCCACCAACAGTGCGCTCGCCGCTGCGGTGCTCGCCGAATTGTTCGAGCGGGCCGGGGTTTTCGAGCGCACCGAACTGTTCGAGACCACCGACCACCTCGACGCCGACCGGCGCCTGACCCCCGCCGACCTGCGTCGCCTCGACGCCGCCGAACAACTGCACCTGCTCAAAACTCATTCGCTGCTGGCAAAGGTCCTCGCCCACGCCGTCGACGCGATCTCGCTGGCCGACCTCGCCGACGCCGTCTTCGACACCCCGACATCCCCGCGCGAGCGGCCCCGCATCCACCACGCTCAGCAGCGTTTCCTCGACTATCTGTTCGCCGCGCTCTCACACCTGCGTGCCGAGGTCGGGCGCGCCGCACTGAATGTCGATGTGCACCTGTGGATCCGAGAACTGTCCCGGATCGACAGGGCCGTCACCGCCGTCACCGCCTACCGGTGGTCCGACGACGGCATCCACGACGACGCCGACGTGATGCACCTGCCCGCACTGTACTGCCGGCACTGCGGGCGCTCCGGATGGGGTGCCCGCCTGGCGCCCACCGGCCACACCCTGGATGTGACCGACGAATCCATCCGCGCCGACCACGCCGCCGGCACCTCCCGCTTCCGCGCCCTCATCTCAGCACCCGCCGAAGCCCTGCTCACCGCCACCCGCGCCGAACAGGTGGAGGGCCTGCGATGGTTCCGCATCGACGACCGCGAAATCGTCGACACCCCACCCGATCCCGACAGCGCAGAACAACTCGAAGGCAAAGTGCTGCCGGTCCTCGTCCTGACCGGCGATGCCGTGGAGGAAGCCTCCCAGAACGACATGTGCCCGGCGTGCGGTGCCGCCGACGGCATCCGCTTCCTCGGCAGCGCAGTCGCCACCCAACTCTCGGTGACCCTCTCGAACCTGTTCGGCGACGCCCGCCTCGACGCCGACGAGAAGAAGACGCTGATGTTCACCGACAGCGTGCAGGACGCCGCGCACCGCGCCGGCTTCGTCCAGGCCCGCTCCCACACCCTGAGCCTGCGCTCCACTCTCCGCAGCGCCATCGGCGACCAGGCGCTCACCCTGCCGGAACTGTGCGAGAGAGTCATCGCCCGCGCCGGCGACGACCCGGCCCGCCGCTACCATCTGCTGGCCCCCGACATCGTCGACCACGATGGATTCACCCCGTTCTGGAAACCGGATACCTCCACCGCGGCCCGGAAGAAGGCCGCGGGCAAGGTGCTGCGTCGCCTGCAGTTCGACATCGACATGGAGTTCGGGCTGCAATCACGGCTCGGCCGCACCCTCGAACTCACCGGCAGCGCCGTCGCCGAAGTCGACCTCGGCGGCGCCGAACGTCCCGCCCGCCTCGGTCGCGCCGCCCTCAACGCCGCCGAACACCAGCTCGCCCTCACCGCACCCGACTCCGCGGCCATCACCCGCTGGGTGCGCGGCACCGTCGAACGCGTCCGCACCCGCGGCGCCATCCACCATCCGTGGCTGCGCACCTACGTCGAACGTGACGCCAACCGCCGCTGGGTGTGGGGTGCTCGCCCCAAAGGCGAAGGCATGCCCGCCTTCCCGAAGGGCCGCCCCGCCGCCGCCTTCCCCGCCGTCGGATCCCGCTCGGTCCCCGAAGGATTCGACGCCATCACCGCCGTCTCGTCCTGGTATGCGCGGTGGGCCTCCCAATGTCTGGACGTCTCGCCCTACGACGGCAGTTTCCTGGCCCGCTCCCTGTTCTCGGTCCTGGCCGAACAACGCGTCCTGTCCGCAGTGCTCACCGAGAGCGGACTGACCGCCTACGGGCTGCCCGCGGCCGCCATCACCGTCACCGCCCCCACCGACGACGATCTCGCCGCCGGTCGGCACCTGCTGGTGTGCGCGGTGTGCCAGACGCCCACCCCCGGCAGCGTCACCGCCGTCGACCAACTCGACGGCGCCCCCTGCCTACTGGTCCGCTGCCCCGGCACCCTCGTCCGCGCCGCCAAGGGGCAGAACTTCTACCGTCGGCTCTACGACGGTTCGGAGATGAAACGCGTCGTCGCCCGAGAGCACACCTCGCTGCTCCCGACGCAGACCCGCCTCGGCTATGAGACCGCATTCAAACGCGGCGGCGCCGACCCGCAGGCCCCCAACGTCCTGGTCGCCACACCGACCCTGGAGATGGGCATCGACATCGGCGATCTGTCGACGGTGATGCTCGGCTCGCTGCCCCGCACCGTCTCCTCGTATCTGCAGCGCGTCGGCCGCGCCGGGCGCCTGACCGGCAACTCGCTGGCTCTGGCGTTCGTCCGCGGCCGCGGCGAGCACCTGCCCAAACTGTACGATCCCACCTCGGTGATCCAGGGCGAGGTCCGCCCGCCCGCCACCTTCCTCACCGCCGAGGAGATCCTGCAACGCCAGTACATCGCGCACATCATCGACCGCCTGGCCCGCGACCCGGGCACCGTCGCCCCCCGCGGTGCCCGCGCCGTCCTCGGCAGCTTCGACCCCGGCAGTTGGATGGCAGCCCTGCTGACCGCCGTCAGCACCGACGCCGACGCCCTGGTCGACGGATTCCTCGCCCAGTTCGACGATGTCCTCGACGCGCACACCCGAGACTCCCTGCGCGCCTGGGCCACTCCCGGCGACGACGGTGCCCCCAGCCCCCTCGCCTCGGATCTGCAGGAGGCGGTGCACCGCTGGAACCGGGACCTCACCGAGCTCACCGCGCGACGTGACACCGTCCAAGCCGAGATGCCCGAATTCGAACGACGGGCGGCATCGCCGGCGGCTACCGACGACGACCTGCGCGATCTACGGACCGCGAAGGGTTCGCTGCGGCTGCTCGGCGGCCAGATCCACGACCTCACCGACGACTACTGGATCTCCGTCCTCGAACGCTACGGTGTGCTGCCCAACTACACGCTGCTCGACGATTCGGTGACCCTCGACGTCGGCGTCACCTGGATCGACCCGGACACCAGCCAGTACATGGGTGAGGCCACCAGCTATCAGCGCGGCTCGCGCGTCGCACTCACCGAACTGGCGCCCGGTGCCACCTTCTACGCGCAGGGGCTGGCCGCCCGGATCGACGCCGTCGACCTCGGGGCCGGCGAGTCGAACATCCAGACCTGGCGGCTGTGCCCGCAATGCGGGTGGGCGGGCATCACCCTGGCGGGGGAACAGCCACCGACCATCACCACGTGCCCGCGCTGCGGGACCGGCGCCATCGCCGACGTCAGCCAGCAGTTGCCGGTGGTGGAGATGGCGCGGGTGTCCGCGGAGGTGCGTCGCGACGAGGCGTCCATTACCGATTCTCGCGACGAGCGGCACAAGGAGTCGTTCACCGTCATCACCGCCGCCGACATCGACCCGGTCAACGTCGGCCGGTCCTGGCATGTCGGCGACCTCGAATTCGGTGCCGAGTATCTGCGCCGCCTGGATGTGCGCTGGCTCAATATGGGGCGGCGCACCTCCCAGGGTGCCACCCGCACCGTCGCCGGGCAGGAGACCGCCACCGGACTGTTCCGGGTGTGCTCGGCGTGCGGGCAGCTCGACAAGTCCGCCGGCCGCAACTCGCGCTATGAGCATCGCAGTTGGTGTCGGCACCGCAATGCCGCCACCGAGCACGTTCGGGAGATCGCGCTGGCCCGCACCCTCCGCACTCAGGGGGTGCTGCTGCATCTGCCGAAGGCGTTGGAGTACGACCAGTTCGCCCATCCCAGCCTGTCCGCGGCGATCCTGCTGGGATTGCGGCAGGTGATCGGCGGTTCCCCCGAACACCTCGACGTCGCGACCATCACCGATGCTCTGCGGTCCCCCGACCAGCGGGCACTGCTGATCCACGACACTGTGCCCGGCGGCACCGGGTATCTCGCCGAGTTCGCCGACCCCGCGAAGGTGTGGGCGGTCCTGGCCGCGGCACGCACCGTGGTCCGCGACTGTGACTGCGCCGACTACGACCGGCTGGCCTGCCACAAGTGCCTGCTGCCGTTCGCGCCGCCGCACGAGCTCGACAAGGTGTCGCGCCAGACGGCGCTGCGGGTACTCGACCAGTTGCTCGGCGTCGACGACGGCGCCGAACCCGATGCCGCCCGGTGGCTCGACGCCGTCACCGCCGAGGCCCCCGCCGCTCGGGTCGGCAGTGAGGAGTCGCCGCTGGAGAAGGAGTTCTACGTCGCCTTCGTCGACCGGCTGCGCACCATGGGCGCCACCGTGAAGGAGTCTCCGGGCACCTACGGGCCGTCGGCGACGATCGTGCTGCCGGGCAAGAAGATTCGCACTTGGAAGCTCACTCCGCAGGTGCATGTGGCCAACTCGAAACCCGACTTCGAACTCGCGACCAACGATCCCGACGTGCCGCGGATCGCGATCTTCGCCGACGGCCGCAGGTATCACGCCGTCCCCGGCTGCAATCGTGTCGCCGACGACGCCGCCAAACGCGCGATTCTCCGCGGCAGCGGGCATCTGGTGTGGTCGTTCGGGCATGAGGATCTGCAACGGTTCATCACCGGTGAGTCGGTGGTGCCGTCGTGGTTCACCGAGAAGGGGGCGGCGAATGCGATGAAGGTCGGCGGTCTGCGGCCGGCGATCGTCCGACAGCTCACCGCCGACCCGATCACCGTGCTGCTGGCGTTCATCACCGATCCCGACCATTCGGCGTGGCAGGCGGTGGGCCGATCGTTGCCGATGATGTTCGTGCGACCCGACAACCGCGGCCCCGGTGATGCCGACGCCCTGGCGACCTCCGCACTCGGCCTCCTCGACGGCGAGGCAGCAGAGTTCGGTGTAGGCACCGACATGTGCTGGTGGTCCACCGACGGTCCCCTCGCCGTCACCGCCGCCATGCGCCCCGGAACCCGGACGCTCACCGCGGTTCTCGCCGTCGACGATCGCGACGAGAACCTCGAGATTCTCGACGGCCACGCCTGGAAGGAGTGGCTGCGGCTGTCGAACTGGTTCGGGCTCAGCGACGATTCCCGCATCACCACTCGCAGCCTCCTGACAGCCGACGGCAGCGGCCCGGCCGCCAAACCCAAGGCCGACCTCAGTTCGGAGTGGCAGGCCGTCTACGACTCCACCGTCTCCGACGAGGAGAAGCAGTTGGTCATCGCACTCGCCGCCGCCGAGCTGCCGGTGCCGACCCTCGGCTATGAGACCGACGACGGCGACGTCCTCGACTTCGCGTGGAGCGATCACAGACTCGGCGTGGTCCTCGACCCCGACGACAGCATCACCCATACGATGTCGGAGGCGGGGTGGACACTGTGTCCACCGAGCATTGATCAGATCGCGACCGCGTTGAAGAATGGAGCCACCCGGGCATGA
- a CDS encoding DUF262 domain-containing protein, producing MKGSISRIVELFDGSSKHLLIPVYQRNYDWKIKHCARLFDDLVDIIRQDRETHFFGAIVGHPETSFTYVVIDGQQRLTTTSLLMLALVHCLDDGTIRSKDPNLASDIRESYLVLKSKNDAVKFKLKPVKNDNDAYSRLLRGDTPIESSTITANYRYFRERISQGELDGDQIWEAIFRLQVMALDLEKQDDPQRIFESINSTGLELSEADKIRNVALMHQPSHEQEDLYENYWNRIETAVEYRTDWFIRFYLVSKTGKTPRQDAVYEAFRNFQNSSTATTRELLSEMRDYAEYSRELNTASTGITQADRRLRRLNMIKHDVTLPLTMPLLGEVKAGTVSPADFTAVIEILDAYLFRRFVCSVPTNALNKIFATLYSEIHRLRGADDRFSDVLIYSLRRRGTSGRFPADDEFTEAFTTRDLYHIKGENRAYLFECLENNYSNDTHDIATALENQSISIEHIMPQTLSSAWRQDLGDDAEEVHALWRNRIGNLTVTGYNSSYSNDRFADKKKRDNGFDESPYRLNALLKEVDQWTAAEMETRTQTLTSVAVGYWALPSTTFEPHIPPMPSVPMGDDESFTNQTIAAFDFGDIHQTVSSWKDALVQVLRALVDEHREEIFAYTADVNDMTLIGDSSDVPAGQSLIVPGLTVQSSTSTHTKLTVLRKLFDHLEISTDDLLFTLRNTDSGTPESLESEPSPYAELTKFTPELEQLTSPAVTEEETRQVRADFAGALTAFSLPDPKITLPGHTLPDVEAPDFTGSASHEEVLAALRLMTELESMLPGQFHRLIVSGVICRWLAVLSVNGAR from the coding sequence ATGAAGGGCAGTATCAGCAGAATAGTCGAGCTCTTCGACGGAAGCAGCAAGCATCTCCTGATTCCGGTCTACCAGCGCAACTACGACTGGAAAATCAAGCATTGTGCCCGCCTGTTCGACGACCTCGTCGACATCATCCGTCAAGACCGCGAGACGCACTTCTTCGGCGCGATCGTCGGCCACCCCGAGACCTCGTTCACCTATGTGGTCATCGACGGCCAGCAACGGCTAACCACCACCAGTCTACTGATGCTGGCGTTGGTCCATTGCCTCGACGACGGCACAATCAGGTCGAAAGACCCTAATCTGGCGTCCGACATCCGCGAAAGCTACTTGGTTCTCAAGAGCAAGAACGACGCCGTCAAGTTCAAACTGAAGCCCGTCAAAAACGACAACGACGCGTACAGCCGCCTCCTGCGCGGCGATACCCCGATCGAATCATCCACGATCACCGCGAACTATCGCTACTTCCGCGAGCGGATTTCGCAGGGAGAGTTAGATGGCGACCAGATCTGGGAGGCCATCTTCCGACTGCAGGTGATGGCACTGGACTTGGAGAAACAGGACGACCCCCAGCGAATCTTCGAGAGCATCAACTCGACCGGACTCGAGCTCAGCGAGGCCGACAAGATCCGCAACGTGGCGCTGATGCACCAGCCGAGCCACGAGCAGGAGGACCTGTACGAGAACTACTGGAACCGCATCGAGACCGCTGTCGAATACCGTACCGACTGGTTCATCCGCTTCTACCTCGTATCGAAGACCGGCAAGACGCCGCGCCAGGATGCGGTGTACGAGGCTTTCCGCAACTTCCAGAACAGCTCGACCGCAACCACCCGCGAGCTGTTGTCCGAGATGCGCGACTATGCCGAGTACAGCCGCGAGCTGAACACCGCATCAACCGGTATCACACAGGCCGATCGGCGCCTGCGCCGTCTCAACATGATCAAGCATGATGTGACGCTGCCGCTCACCATGCCACTGCTCGGAGAAGTGAAGGCAGGGACGGTATCACCTGCCGATTTCACTGCAGTCATCGAGATCCTCGACGCCTACCTGTTCCGCCGATTCGTGTGCAGTGTTCCCACCAATGCGCTCAATAAGATCTTCGCCACGCTCTACTCCGAGATCCACCGCCTCCGCGGAGCCGATGACAGGTTTTCCGACGTTCTCATCTATTCGCTTCGCCGACGGGGAACGTCCGGAAGGTTTCCCGCAGACGATGAATTCACCGAAGCCTTCACCACCCGCGACCTCTACCACATCAAGGGCGAGAACCGAGCCTACCTGTTCGAGTGCCTCGAGAACAATTACTCTAACGACACTCATGACATTGCGACTGCACTCGAGAATCAGTCGATCAGCATTGAGCACATCATGCCCCAGACCCTGAGCTCGGCATGGCGGCAGGATCTCGGCGACGACGCCGAAGAGGTCCATGCGCTCTGGCGGAACCGTATCGGCAATCTGACCGTTACCGGCTACAACTCCAGCTACTCCAACGACCGATTCGCGGACAAGAAGAAGCGCGACAACGGATTCGACGAATCGCCTTACCGACTCAACGCGTTGCTCAAAGAAGTCGACCAATGGACGGCCGCAGAGATGGAGACTCGCACCCAAACATTGACCTCCGTTGCTGTTGGATATTGGGCTCTGCCGTCGACCACGTTCGAACCTCACATCCCGCCGATGCCGTCGGTTCCGATGGGCGATGACGAATCCTTCACCAATCAGACCATCGCTGCGTTCGACTTCGGTGACATCCACCAGACCGTCAGCAGTTGGAAGGATGCCCTCGTGCAGGTGCTCCGAGCGTTGGTCGATGAGCATCGCGAGGAGATCTTCGCCTATACCGCCGACGTAAACGACATGACACTGATCGGCGACTCATCTGACGTCCCCGCCGGGCAGTCGTTGATCGTTCCCGGGCTAACCGTCCAGTCCTCGACCTCGACGCACACCAAGCTGACCGTACTACGCAAGCTGTTCGACCACCTCGAGATCAGCACCGACGACCTCCTGTTCACCCTGCGCAATACAGACTCCGGCACGCCGGAATCATTGGAAAGCGAACCCTCCCCGTATGCAGAGCTGACCAAGTTCACCCCAGAGCTCGAACAGCTCACGTCCCCTGCCGTGACTGAGGAGGAGACTCGTCAGGTGCGCGCCGACTTCGCTGGCGCATTGACCGCGTTCAGTCTTCCCGACCCGAAGATCACGTTGCCGGGGCACACACTGCCCGATGTGGAGGCTCCCGATTTCACTGGTTCGGCCTCTCACGAGGAAGTACTCGCTGCTCTTCGACTAATGACGGAACTCGAATCGATGCTGCCTGGCCAGTTTCATCGACTGATCGTCTCCGGAGTCATCTGTCGTTGGCTCGCTGTACTGTCCGTGAACGGAGCTCGGTAA